TGCACCTTCTCTCACCCATGtaagtactgggtattgactgTCCCAGTCATGATGGGATGGGATACCCACTGTGACTTCTCTCACCCCATGtaagtactgggtattgactgTCCCAGCCATGATGGGATACCCACTGCGGCTTCTCTCACCCCATGtaagtactgggtattgactgTCCCGGCCATGATGGGATACTCACTGCGGCTTCTCTCACCCCATGtaagtactgggtattgactgTCCCGGTCATGATGGGATACTCACTGCAGTTTCTCTCACCCCATGtaagtactgggtattgactgTCCCGGCCATAACGGGATACCCACTGTGACTTCTCTCACCCCATGtaagtactgggtattgactgTCCCAGTCATGATGGGATACCCACTGCGGTTTCTCTCATCCAATGtaagtactgggtattgactgTCCCAGTCATGATGGGATACCCACTGCACCTTTTCTCACCCCATGTAAGTACTGGATATTGACTGTCCCAGTCATGATGGGATACCCACTGCGGTTTCTCTCACCCCATGTAAATACTGGGTATTGACTGTCCCAGTCATGATGGGATACCCACTGTGGTTTCTCTCACCCCATGTtagtactgggtattgactgTCCCAGTCATGATGGGATACCCACTGTGGTTTCTCTCACCCCATGtaagtactgggtattgactgTCCCGGCCATGATGGGATACCCACTGCGGCTTCTCTCATCCCATGtaagtactgggtattgactgTCCCAGTCATGATGGGATACCCACTGTAGTTTCTCTTATCCCATGtaagtactgggtattgactgTCCCAGTCATGATGGGATACCCACTGCGGCTTCTCTCACCCCATGTAAGTACTGGTATTCACTGTCCCAGTCATGATGGGATACCCACTTCGCCTTCTCTCACCCCATGtaagtactgggtattgactgTCCCAGTCATGATGGGATACCCACTGCGGCTTCTCTCACCCCATGtaagtactgggtattgactgTCCCAGTCATGATGGGATAGGATATCCATTGCGGCTTCTCTCACCTCATGtaagtactgggtattgactgTCCCAGTCATGATGGGATACCCACTGCGGCTTCTCTCACCCCATGtaagtactgggtattgactgTCCCGGCCATGATGGGATACCCACTGTGGCTTCTCTCACCTCATGtaagtactgggtattgactgTGTCCTGGTTATGCTCCACTGTCATTCCCGACAGACTTTACCGACACATTTGGTACCTCACTTACCCAGAATGTTCCCTGTTTCATTGAAAACATTTaagttatctgtatatgtcttTAACTGTACACTcagacatatctatatattcaTACTAAATATACCTGGTACCACACCGATCTGTTTTATAGGATGTGTCTGTGGTTATATTATTTCAATGTGTAGTCTGAAGGGGTATGATGATTTATGACTTTGTTGTAGACTGGAAGGTTTTGTGGTATGTGAGGAACACAAAGATATTCTGTTGGCTGCCTGGGATGAGGATCAGGAGGTACAGCGTCAAAAGGAGGCTGAGGTCAGTAACTTAAGTATCCATGCTCGATAATGACCTGTAAAATGAGCTAATAACCAGAATTTATGACCCACACAAATAAAGATGTACAACCCTGTTTGCTCACCACCATGCCTTTATTATGCTGTGCTCTGCTTCTGTgcaatttttgattttttcaaGAAGGCATTTCTTAAACtttcttttcatttaaatacatgtattatcatagCAATATAAAGTTCAGTACAACTGAAGGGTtttaatttcacaattttgatagGTAAACTAAAGTGTTGTACCTTTTTTATTTTGCATGTGTTctatcaatacaatataacatcacaaaataatatGTGTTGGGGTAATTTTCACAGCCGAATGATCTTTAGCAGATTTTGTCTAAATTTTCCACTGGCGTTAATTTCCACATTAACTGTAATATCTTGATCTCTGGATTTTTATCTCATTTTCACATCAGTCAAGACTTAGGATCAGTTGTCGATATTTCACTGAGAAATAGTGAACTCTTTCCCTGAAAAGTGATTACAACTGGCTGTCAATGAGTATcatttctcacatacttcacagggttatccggcggttgctagggaaaagataaatccaTCTTACACAGGGGGCTAAAGACAGCCGGCccgcgctatatgacgctgctcacaataacatAACGTCgtcattttacgttgagtaaccaagtcgtaaatgatgacttCATAACTTTTGACACACATTCTAAGAAGCATTGAAGATGGCGTGATCAAAAACTTTTATAAAAACTTACttttggttgcaagtatgtgagaaaaataatcaatcatgggtctgttctgcaaacaaggatatctcaaccctcgtgtaagagtttggctggccagcctcttgctgactggccaaactcttacactcgggttgagatatccttgtccacggaacagacccgtGATAGATTATACTAATGTCTAGACCTGTATTCTAAACTAAATAGCCCTCTTTTTAATTAGTTCCCTATAGACATTAGGCATGATGACCACAAAAGGAAAATATGTTGgtgactatatacaatgtagcattgAATAATGAAGCCTGGTTATACTTATAATGTAACAGTATTTAGTACTTCCTTCATATTAGTTTGTTTAGAAACTGCCTAAAATCCACTTCAGCATATTCAAACAATATGTACCCAAACTGATGATGAGAGCCTCAACAACTTTGTTACTGTCCAAGTAACATACTTTGGCACTGACTAGTGGAAAACAAACTTAGAAGTTGAAATAACATCAACATAATCGGTGTAATTTCAGAAAAAGGAGAAACGTGTGATAGCTAACTGGAAACTGCTCACAAAGGGTCTCCTGATCAAGGACAAACTAAAAAAGAGGTTTGACCTTCAGGCtcaggtaattatataacatacctcttagtatctcgtacatatcatcatcatacatgtatactgtatttgtgCCAGAATCTTAGGAGAACGGAATATATCAAAGGGGTTAACAGTTTATCTGTTGAGGTCAAATGAAACTGACATCAATATTGGAACAAATATAATGACTTAGATACTTgaatgtacagaaatacatatTTTGGATATTGCATTAATTATAGAATATTTATAGTTGTCTGTTCTCAAGGAAAAGTTCTTTCAGTAGGAGGTTCAAGTaagtttatgtttgatgtcacacatgtacattgtagtttctTTGATGACAGAAAGACATTAAGACATGTCAGTACAGGTATCTAAATGTTGTGGCATTGTCTTAATGGAGTCCATCATATGTTAGGTATGTGGCATAGGGAAATTCTACCCGAGGGTGTAGAATTTGGGTCAGAACCAAGGCTTCATGAGGTTCTGGCCCCAAATTCTACACCCGAGTGTAGAATATTCCTATCCCACAGTTTGTTAAAAGACAATGAATATATATAGCATTGGAGAATAGAAATAATGCTACATGTATGAATAGTTGTTATAGGCAAATTTCTAACTTAAACAATCTTCTTTACTTGTAAGGCAAGTTCAGAAAACCAGTTGGAAAAATGTGAGGATCCTCAAGCTGTTAAAGCCGAAGACTTTGAGAAATCCTGGCCACagaacagacagacaaagaaaaaaggaaagaaaaagtATGGTGACACGGAAGTGATCTGATGTCAATACCATGTGATGCAAAAGTGATCTGAAATTAATGTCATGTATAGGTATGTGACACAAAAGTGATCTGGCATCAGTGTCATGTGACAGAGGTGATCTGATAACAGTGTCATGTGACAGAGTTGATTTGACATTAGTATCGTGTGACACAGAGGTGATCTAATAGCAGTCGTGTGGCAAAGAAGTGATCTGAAATCAGTGGTTTGTGACATCCAAGACGTGTGACAGAAGTGATCCGAAATTAAAAAGTTGCATTACACAGAAGGAAACTGACACCAATGTCATGTGACACAAGTGATTTGACATCAATGTCATGTGACACAAGTGATTTGACATCAATGTCATGTGACACACAATTGATCTGACATCAGTGTCATGTGACACAAGTTTTCCAAAATCAGTCAAATGACACTTAAGTGATCTAACATCAAAGGAATGACGAATGTGACTGAAGTGAACTGCAATCAGTGTCATGTGACAAAGAAGTCATCAGACTTTGGTAATATGTGACATCTGGAAGTCAATGAACTGAGAGTTACAAAGAGGAAATGTTTAATTTGGTGCTAAAGTTGACAATATTAATTAagtattgtttattgtttaatttgttcAACTGAGATATACAACAGGGTTTGTCTGTTTGGTGGATACTATTTCCAGTGTATATCTCCAATAATGGTCAAGATTACTCAATGCAATAATCTCCTATATGCATGTGCCGTTTGCTACTGTAGCATTTTCATGGTAGAAAGTGTCCGTAACCATGGAAACATAACTTTATCACTAAGTTTGTCATCGCAGGACCATGCCTCAGATATGGTTTAAGAAACTTCATATGCACATCAATCGGGATACAGAGTGCATTATGCTGAAAACTATGGATACTCACCAATTTTGCCATTTCTGCATACTATAGAAACTATTTAAGATGCAATTCATGGTATCTTTGTTtgcaaatttcaaaatatttaagtttgtaCATGTAAGCAGGACTGTATTCCTATTGGTAGGGAGAACCTTTTCTCAGTAATAATTGTCAATTACTGCTTAGATTGTTTGGCATTATCAGACATGATATGTATATCTATGTCGGTGGTACTGTCTGTGACTCGCTCAGTATGGCCTTACATAAACGATCCATGTCTACTCTCTACTTCATCTTCCTGCTAATCAGGCCAGACTTGTGATCACTGCCTTAAAATGACAGACAAGATTCGCTAATAAGTGCAGTTATTTTAcctttataattaaaacatggTCATTGAAATTGGATAACTTATACCTGACAATAATAACCTAACTAGGTGTTGTACCTGACAATAATGACGTAACTAGGTGTTGTACCTGACAATAATGACGTAACTAGGTGTTGTACCTGACAATAATGATGTAACTAGGTGTTGTACCTGACAATAATGACGTAACTAGGTGTTGTACTGACAATAATGACGTAACTAGGTGTTGTTCCTGACAATAATGATGTACCTATGTGTTGTACCTGACAATAATGACGTAACTAGGTGTTGTACCTGACAATAATGATATAAGTGCAGTGGTTATGTTCAGGTACCGGTAACCATCGTGGTCTGTTCTTATAATACTCAGGATCTGACAGCTGTTGTGACAATGTGATTATCACCCTGGGTATGATCAGGATCTGACAGCTGTTGTGACGATGTGATTATCACCCTGGATATGATCAGGATCTGACAGCTGTTGTGACGATGTGATTATCACCCTAGGGTATGATCAGGATCTGACAGCTGTTGTGACGATGTGATTATCACCCTAGGGTATGATCAGGATCTGACAGCTGTTGTGACGATGTGATTATCACCCTAGGGTATGATCAGGATCTGACAGCTGTTGTGACGATGTGATTATCACCCTGGATATGATCAGGATCTGACAGCTGTTGTGACGATGTGATTATCACCCTGGGTATGATCAGGATCTGACAGCTGTTGTGACGATGTGATTATCACCGTGGATATGATCAGGATCTGACAGCTGTTGTGATGATGTGATTATCACCCTAGGGTATGATCAGGATCTGACAGCTGTTGTGACGATGTGATTATCACCTTGGATATGATTAGGATCTGACAGCTGTTGTGACGATGTGATTATAACCCTGACAACTTCAGTTTTTGGTATACCACTTCAAATACCTTTCAGGCTACTGTGCTTAAGAATGTCAATCTCAAAGACACATTACTATAATATCGTATGGCTTTATATACACTTTGATTTTCTGTTTACCTATGACTTGCTATGTCGCTGTGGTTTTCTGTTTACCTATGACTTGATATGTCCCTGTGGTTTTCTGTTTACCTATGACTTatgacatgtccctgtggtttTCTGTTTACCTATGACTTGATATGACGCTGTGGTTTTCTGTTTACCTATGACTTATGACATGTCGCTGTGGTTTTCTGTTTACCTATGACTTATGACATGTCGCTGTGGTTTTCTGTTTACCTATGACTTATGACACGTCGCTGTGGTTTTCTGTTTACCTATGACTTATGACATGTCGCTGTGGTTTTCTGTTTACCTATGACTTATGACATGTCGCTGTGGTTTTCTGTTTACCTATGACTTGATATATCGCTGTGGTTTTCTGTTTACCTATGACTTGATATATCCCTGTCGTTTTCTGTTTACCTATGACTTGATATGTCGCTGTGGTTTTCTGTTTACCTATGACTTATGACATGTCGCTGTGGTTTTCTGTTTACCTATGACTTGATATATCCCTGTGGTTTTCTGTTTACCTATGACTTGATATGTCGCTGTGGTTCTATACAAGAAAACATAAATCCTTAAACACTATTCATTATAAATACACACCTGGTAATTTTGATTCACAACATATACCATGTATTTTAATGTTAAGAATAAAACTTGTCAGCTcacatatataacatgatattcCATAAATAATTATCAACGTATTGTCAAGACAACGCATGTGCCATAGAGCAACGAATATCGTCTCTGATTTGAAATCGGGAACAAGATACATTAAGGCTGTTTGATGTTATGATCATCAAACTGATTCAAATAAAAGAAGCATGTCCCGCGGCCATCATCACCTTGGTTTCACCATGGCTCAGCCTCAACTGTGTACGGGGGAGGGACAGATTTTATTGAGTCACTAGGTACGTAGTCACGGACATAAGGTGGCAGGCCAGGAAGCTTGGATGCATCTGGGGACTGATGAACTTGTTGGAACGAACCTGGAAATGAAATCAGTATTCAATTAAGGGCAAGCTAAATATAGCCAGTAATATTGCAACAAGGCTATAAATCACTACTTTGTGCAATTTAATATAAGTAACTTGATCAATTGCAAGTATTACATAAGAGGCCACTGGTCAGCCGATTTATAATCCCACATTATTGTGCCAATTTTCGACAGTGCCTGTCTAAAGTTTCCAGTTGTACTGAACATCTAACATTTTTCGACTAACCATAAGCCTCGGTTTtcaacatgtaatttgttaagctgtttgttaATTTCGCCAAAACGTAAGAAAATGCATGTTTACAGAGAACTTGTGAGCTCATGTTTATGACATATATGTTgcaaaaatcaattatttcattatgCTCACATGTGTCAATAAGCTGCAATAGGGGTATTTATTTGACTGGATAAGAATCTAAAACGCATGCACATTCATTCTTTTTTTACCTTAAAATACAAATGGTAGCTTTGAACTATATTATGCAAAATACTGTACATCAACAAGTATTTCAgtcatcaaaaatgtttttataagaCACTATCAAGAACTCTGAACTCAGCAACATAAACTGTTGTTAGGATAAGTAAGCAAATTTTACTGTATGTTCAGAAGTCTTGGTGGTATCCAAACGGAGCATTGTGATGATTGAAATATGTACATTCCTGCTATATCTGTGTGTATTCATGTACATCCCTGCTATATCTGTGTGTATTCATGTACATCCCTGCTATATCTGTGTGTATTCATGTACATCCCTGCTATATCTGTGTGTATTCATGTACATCCCTGCTATATCTGTGTGTATTCATGTACATCCCTGCTATATCTGTGTGTATTCATGTACATCCCTGCTATATCTGTGTGTATTCATGTACATCCCTGCTATATCTGTGTGTATTCATGTACATCCCTGCTATATCTGTGTGTATTCATGTACATCCCTGCTATATCTGTGTGTATTCATGTACATCCCTGCTATATCTGTGTGTATTCACAACCTCCATTTACATTTCATGTTCCAAACACAGTCAATATGTATGTCTTTACCCCTATTGCATCCTACAAGCACTTCTAAGTATAAAGACAAGATTGTTTTGTACAAAATATGTGAACCACATGCATGTTCTCATGAAACTTCCATTTTCCACACATTTTGGTTTATTCAACCAAACATTCTTAAAAATTACATGACAAAAGCTAGATCTGTCTTTAAATTTGATTCAGTAATCTCTGTGAAATTTGGCCTGAGTAGCCATATTTAGCATATACAGTTTTAACTGTCCTGTTTCGATGACCTTGAAGATAGAATGTTGATTCTAAATTAATTTCCCAATACACACTTTTCTGGAACACAagaaaacaatatacacaatatacctatGCTTTGATTGTCGACCACAGATACATGCGTATGAAGTGGGCGTGTGTGTGAAGACTCGGGGCCTGTGGCCTGTACATGTGGGGAACTACACCAACCACACTGTCTACACACCAAGATGATTACTACCAGGAAGATTCCGAAAGCTATCAGGGACCCCACGACAATCCAGGAAAGCTGGTCAGTCGAGCTGAAATTAAAATAGATTCTGTAAGTCATGGGGTACTACACACGACAAATATATCTCAGTCCATGGGGTTctatataaacacaaaaaattGTATCGTTAGACCAGGGCCCTACACATCacaaatacaagaggcccatggggcctgtatcgctcacctggttggatttgaccaaatgtcaatataatgttcatgttcaatttattcatacacatgatactctctaagggactgaaagaccctatggattatttttacaacctaattgtgtttgaagaaactaagtcccttagggtggggaaagacccttgggcctcttagactccgcccctcaggcccctgggtgttcagagtaaaatttatacaaactctgttcccctcccccaaggatgttcctgaccaaatatggttctaattcattcataactttatgacttgtagcaatttaaagactaatctctattcccctatttggccccacccctcaggcccctgggggttcagagtaaaaaattatacaaactctgttcccccttctcccaaggatgttcctgttcaaattcatccataactttatgactagtagcgatttaaatgattaaccctatttcctctatttggccccgcccctcaggcccctggggattcagagtaaaaatttatacgaactctgttccccttctcccaatgatgttcctgaccaaatttggttcaaattcattcataactttatgactagtagcgatttaaaggattaaccctatttcccctatttggccccgcccctcaggcccctgagggttcagagtacaaatttatacaaactcggttccccttcccccaaggatgttcctgaccaaatctaattaaaatccatgaaaaattgtatgaccagtagcgatttaaagactaatctctatttcccatatttggctccgcccctcagggccctgggggttcagagtaaaaatgtatacaaactctgttccccttctcccaaggatgttcctgaccaaatttggttctaattctttcataactttatgactagcagtgatttaaaagattaaccctatttcccctatttggcccggcccctcaggcccctgggagttcagagtaaaaattaatacaaactctgttcaccttcccccaaggatgttcctgaccaaatctagttaaaatccattaaaaacttggactagtagcgatttaaagactaatatctatttcccctatttggctccgctcctcaggcccctgggggttcagagtaaaaatgtatacaaactctgttccccttctcccaagaatgttactgagcaaatttggttcaaattcatttataactttatgactagtagcgatttaaaggattaaccctatttaccctattgggccccacccctaaggcccctgggggccagaccaaccgtttatacaaaattggtttcccttcacccaaggatgtttcagaccaaatatggatcaaatccctttattcctacggaagaagaaggatttcaaagaatttgctatatttcccctattgggccccgcccctaaggcccctgggaggccgacccaccgtttatacaaaattggttccccttcacccaaggatgcttcagaccaaacatggatcaaatccctttattcctgcagaagaagaaggattttaaagaatatgcaatattcccctattaggccccacccccccaggcccctggggggccagacccaccgtttatacaaaattggttccccttcacccaaggatgcttcaaaccaaatatgaatcgaatcccttcatttctacagaagaagaaggattttaaagaatttgctatatttctcctatcgggccccgcccctaaggcccctggggggcgagacccactgtttatacaaaattggttccccttcacccaaggaggcttcagaccaaatatgaatcaaatcccttcatttctacagaagaagaaggattttaaagaatttgctatatttcccctattgggccccacccctaagacccctgggggccagacccaccgtttatacaaaattggttccccttcacccaaggatgcttcagaccaaatatgaatcaaatcccttcatttctacagaagaagaaggattttaa
Above is a window of Pecten maximus chromosome 7, xPecMax1.1, whole genome shotgun sequence DNA encoding:
- the LOC117331772 gene encoding uncharacterized protein LOC117331772, producing MRTILLLSLLLWKVSPSSAGAYTYHSVYDYGLSTDQLSWIVVGSLIAFGIFLVVIILVCRQCGWCSSPHVQATGPESSHTRPLHTHVSVVDNQSIGSFQQVHQSPDASKLPGLPPYVRDYVPSDSIKSVPPPYTVEAEPW